In Actinomycetota bacterium, a single window of DNA contains:
- a CDS encoding ATP-binding protein codes for MKQLTIISGKGGTGKTTVASNFIKLAHDHIAVDCDVDAANLHILLEPELKKQEEFSGGAVATLVGDCINCGKCEELCRFEAIKDSETDIKIDDLRCEGCGVCVYACPVGALELKPSVQGTSFISQTSFGPMVHARLIPGAENSGLLVTRIRNTAEDIANQEGYRLIIIDGAPGIGCPVISSLNGVDAALIVTEPTLSAISDFKKVFKVAQIFNIKVFVSINKYDLNLDNSAQIEEFCRQNGIEVLGKIPYDEQVSVYLSQKKFITDNPQSEAGLEIKRMWEILEQYLYQ; via the coding sequence ATGAAACAGCTGACCATAATAAGCGGAAAAGGCGGCACTGGTAAAACTACAGTGGCCTCTAATTTCATAAAGCTGGCCCATGACCATATTGCGGTAGACTGTGATGTGGATGCGGCCAACCTTCATATATTGCTGGAGCCTGAATTAAAGAAGCAGGAAGAATTCAGCGGAGGGGCAGTAGCCACTTTAGTGGGGGACTGTATAAACTGCGGAAAATGTGAGGAACTCTGCCGGTTCGAAGCTATTAAAGATTCTGAGACGGATATAAAGATAGACGACTTGAGGTGCGAAGGGTGCGGGGTATGTGTTTACGCCTGCCCGGTGGGAGCTTTAGAGCTTAAACCTTCAGTTCAAGGTACAAGCTTTATATCCCAGACCAGTTTTGGTCCTATGGTTCATGCCCGGCTTATACCTGGTGCTGAAAATTCAGGATTACTGGTTACCAGAATCCGCAACACAGCAGAAGATATTGCCAACCAGGAAGGATACCGGCTCATAATAATAGACGGGGCCCCGGGAATAGGCTGTCCGGTAATATCTTCTTTAAACGGGGTAGATGCAGCCCTTATTGTAACTGAACCTACCCTTTCAGCTATCAGTGACTTTAAAAAGGTGTTTAAGGTAGCCCAGATATTTAATATCAAGGTATTTGTTAGCATCAACAAATATGACTTAAATTTGGATAACAGTGCCCAGATAGAGGAATTTTGCCGCCAAAACGGGATAGAGGTGCTGGGAAAAATACCTTATGATGAACAAGTTTCTGTATATCTTTCCCAGAAAAAATTTATAACCGATAATCCCCAGAGCGAAGCAGGATTAGAAATTAAAAGGATGTGGGAAATTTTAGAACAATATTTGTATCAATAA
- a CDS encoding 4Fe-4S dicluster domain-containing protein: MAKKGIDYHKIKSDLENFVEPHINYCCQCGKCSAGCPVVDLYEYKPHQIISLIQAGQIDKIVNSNTIWLCLECDICSTRCPEDISIAAIMNHLRVATWQQDTHKNKPISKFYKIFIKILQFFGRSYEPGLIMGLNLGTGRIVNDADIALDILKKRKIKILPELVRGRKSLGKVMKKYM, encoded by the coding sequence ATGGCAAAAAAAGGTATAGATTACCACAAAATAAAGAGTGATCTAGAGAACTTCGTAGAACCTCACATCAACTATTGTTGTCAGTGCGGAAAGTGCAGCGCAGGTTGTCCGGTAGTAGATCTTTATGAGTATAAGCCCCATCAAATCATAAGCCTCATACAGGCAGGACAGATAGACAAGATAGTTAATTCCAATACAATATGGTTATGCCTGGAATGCGATATATGCTCCACCCGCTGTCCGGAAGACATAAGTATTGCTGCTATCATGAACCACCTAAGGGTGGCTACCTGGCAGCAGGATACCCATAAGAACAAACCAATTTCCAAGTTTTATAAAATATTTATAAAAATACTGCAGTTTTTTGGCAGAAGCTATGAGCCGGGGCTTATTATGGGCTTGAACCTGGGTACGGGAAGAATAGTCAATGATGCCGATATTGCTTTGGACATTTTAAAAAAGAGAAAGATAAAAATATTGCCGGAGCTGGTAAGGGGCAGAAAAAGCCTGGGCAAGGTAATGAAAAAGTATATGTAA
- a CDS encoding ARMT1-like domain-containing protein produces MKLNLKCIPCYVNQVLQAADLLGVDAKTKEQMAREALEAVSNFKVGEHAFHTFNLAQDVIRKHEPKKDPYRKLKKKYNQICLHLEPKVRKLIEASEDKFETALRVAIAGNIIDFVQQPDMDENLVQQTIDDALVQPLDEEKIKLFKQKVAEAKNILYVGDNTGEIVFDKVFIEYIGPLKVTFAVRGGPTINDATMEDAQEVGLTSLVKVITTGIDLPGAMLELASDEFRQAFRQADLVISKGQGNYEALNEEDKEIFFLLKVKCLQIAENMGYKYQVGDIVVDDLR; encoded by the coding sequence ATGAAGTTAAACCTAAAATGCATACCCTGTTATGTGAACCAGGTCCTGCAGGCAGCGGACCTGCTGGGAGTAGATGCTAAAACTAAAGAGCAGATGGCCAGGGAAGCCCTGGAAGCAGTATCTAATTTTAAGGTAGGAGAGCATGCTTTCCATACCTTTAATTTAGCCCAGGACGTAATTAGAAAACATGAGCCCAAAAAAGATCCATACCGTAAACTTAAGAAAAAATATAATCAGATATGCCTGCACTTGGAACCTAAAGTGAGAAAGCTAATTGAGGCTTCAGAAGATAAGTTTGAAACTGCTTTAAGGGTAGCAATTGCCGGTAATATAATTGATTTTGTACAGCAGCCGGACATGGATGAAAATTTAGTTCAGCAAACCATAGATGATGCCCTGGTTCAGCCCCTGGATGAAGAAAAAATAAAGTTGTTTAAACAAAAAGTAGCAGAAGCTAAAAATATTTTATACGTGGGCGACAATACAGGGGAGATTGTATTTGATAAGGTATTTATTGAATATATCGGCCCTTTGAAAGTAACTTTTGCGGTAAGGGGCGGTCCTACCATCAATGATGCTACCATGGAAGATGCCCAGGAAGTGGGTTTAACCTCACTGGTAAAGGTTATTACTACCGGTATTGATTTGCCGGGAGCTATGCTGGAACTGGCTTCTGATGAATTCAGGCAGGCTTTCAGGCAGGCAGATTTGGTAATATCCAAAGGCCAGGGAAATTACGAGGCTTTAAACGAAGAAGATAAAGAGATATTTTTCCTACTCAAGGTAAAATGCCTGCAGATAGCGGAAAATATGGGTTACAAATACCAGGTAGGGGATATAGTAGTAGACGATTTAAGATAA